The Hymenobacter baengnokdamensis genome includes a region encoding these proteins:
- a CDS encoding dihydrofolate reductase, whose product MVSLIVAAAENGVIGRQGQLPWQLPDDLRHFKALTMGHPIVLGRRTFESIGRALPGRTNIVVTSQSAWPAPAGVLLAHSLPEALALAAAQPGGEEVCVIGGGEIYRQALPAADVVHLTEVHTSIPDGDAFFAPLSPTEWREETRERHAPDDKHAVAYSFVTLRRR is encoded by the coding sequence ATGGTTTCGCTCATCGTAGCCGCCGCCGAAAACGGCGTAATCGGCCGGCAGGGCCAGTTACCCTGGCAATTGCCCGACGACCTCCGGCACTTCAAGGCCCTGACCATGGGCCATCCCATCGTGCTGGGCCGCCGTACCTTCGAAAGCATTGGGCGGGCGCTGCCGGGCCGCACCAATATTGTAGTAACGAGCCAGTCGGCCTGGCCGGCCCCGGCCGGCGTGCTGCTGGCCCACTCGCTGCCCGAGGCACTGGCGCTGGCCGCTGCCCAGCCCGGCGGCGAAGAAGTGTGCGTGATTGGCGGAGGCGAAATCTATCGCCAGGCCCTGCCCGCGGCCGATGTCGTACACCTTACCGAGGTCCATACCTCCATTCCCGATGGTGATGCCTTTTTCGCGCCGCTCTCTCCCACCGAGTGGCGTGAGGAAACCCGGGAGCGCCATGCCCCCGACGATAAGCACGCCGTGGCTTACAGCTTCGTGACGCTACGCCGCCGCTAA
- the fmt gene encoding methionyl-tRNA formyltransferase, with protein sequence MPTPLRIVFMGTPDFAVPTLETLLTLPEAQVVAVITGPDRPAGRGRQLQASAVKQAALAHGLPVLQPTNLKYPTFQAELKRYAADLQVVVAFRMLPEAVWSMPRLGSVNIHASLLPQYRGAAPINWALMHGDEETGVSSFFLRHEIDTGDLILQDKVVIDPSDDFGTLYDKLKVAGAALAGRTVAAIAAGRAPSTPQPHTPDLRPAPKLTKETGRLDFTRPAAELVNQVRGLAPVPAAYTTLPDNRGLKVYRATAISGPSAPAGTWTTDGRHYLGVATSSGWLSLLEVQLEGKKRLGVEEFLRGTRLEFGA encoded by the coding sequence ATGCCTACTCCCTTGCGCATCGTTTTTATGGGTACGCCCGATTTTGCCGTGCCCACCCTCGAAACCCTGCTCACCCTGCCCGAGGCGCAGGTGGTGGCCGTCATCACGGGGCCCGACCGGCCGGCGGGGCGCGGGCGGCAGCTGCAGGCATCGGCGGTAAAGCAGGCGGCGCTGGCGCACGGCTTGCCGGTGCTGCAGCCTACCAACCTGAAATACCCCACTTTTCAGGCCGAGCTCAAGCGTTACGCGGCCGACCTGCAAGTGGTCGTAGCCTTCCGAATGCTGCCCGAAGCAGTGTGGAGCATGCCCCGGCTGGGCTCGGTCAACATTCATGCTTCGCTGCTGCCGCAATACCGGGGCGCGGCACCCATCAACTGGGCCCTGATGCACGGCGACGAGGAAACGGGCGTCAGCAGCTTTTTTCTGCGCCATGAGATTGATACCGGCGACCTTATCCTGCAGGATAAGGTCGTTATTGACCCATCCGACGACTTTGGCACTCTGTACGACAAGCTGAAGGTAGCTGGGGCGGCGCTGGCCGGCCGCACCGTGGCCGCCATCGCCGCAGGCCGGGCACCCAGCACGCCCCAGCCGCACACGCCCGACCTGCGCCCTGCCCCCAAGCTTACCAAGGAAACGGGTCGGCTGGATTTTACCCGCCCTGCCGCTGAGCTGGTAAACCAGGTGCGCGGCCTAGCTCCCGTGCCGGCCGCTTATACGACCCTACCCGACAACCGAGGCCTGAAAGTATATCGTGCCACGGCTATATCTGGCCCGTCAGCGCCGGCCGGAACCTGGACAACGGATGGCCGCCACTACCTCGGCGTAGCCACATCCAGCGGCTGGCTCAGCCTGCTCGAAGTGCAGCTCGAAGGCAAAAAGCGCCTGGGCGTGGAAGAATTTCTGCGCGGCACCAGGCTGGAGTTTGGTGCGTAA
- a CDS encoding exo-beta-N-acetylmuramidase NamZ family protein, with protein sequence MIKWILVAAGLAAGCGPGAGPAVDHGGHRPPTPGAKQARPLLMGAAQLSQYLPALQGKRVGLVVNQTSRIGATYLVDTLKALHVNLTAIFAPEHGFRGEAADGATITDGRDARTGVPVRSVYGKTKKPTPEMLADVDVLIFDIQDVGTRFYTFISTLHYVMEAAAEQDKTVIVLDRPNPNGRVVDGPVLVPKYRSFVGLDPLPICHGLTVGELARMLNGEKWLAGGRQCRLQVVPVAGGYTHATPYALPVPPSPNLPTARAVALYPSVCLLEGTNVSVGRGTDRPFEVMGAPTQPATRPYQFTPRPNAGSPTPPLNGQLCYGLDLHQPAAHEPAQFFTVRYLLDFYRQSTDKAHFFTKYFEQLAGTDSLRAQVIAGRPEASIRASWEPQLGQFKQLRSKYLLYPDK encoded by the coding sequence ATGATAAAGTGGATTTTAGTAGCGGCCGGCCTGGCAGCAGGCTGCGGGCCCGGCGCGGGCCCGGCCGTAGACCACGGCGGGCACAGGCCACCAACACCGGGCGCAAAGCAGGCCCGCCCCCTGCTCATGGGGGCTGCCCAGCTAAGCCAATACCTACCGGCCCTGCAGGGCAAGCGGGTAGGACTGGTAGTTAACCAAACCTCGCGCATTGGCGCTACTTACCTGGTTGATACGCTCAAGGCCCTGCACGTTAACCTGACCGCCATTTTTGCGCCCGAGCACGGCTTTCGGGGAGAAGCCGCCGACGGGGCCACCATCACCGACGGGCGCGATGCCCGCACGGGCGTGCCGGTGCGCTCGGTGTACGGCAAAACCAAGAAGCCAACTCCCGAGATGCTGGCCGATGTAGACGTGCTTATTTTTGATATTCAGGATGTTGGTACGCGGTTCTACACGTTTATCAGCACCTTGCACTACGTGATGGAAGCCGCCGCCGAGCAAGACAAAACCGTTATTGTCCTCGACCGGCCTAACCCCAACGGCCGGGTAGTTGATGGCCCGGTGCTGGTGCCCAAGTACCGCTCTTTTGTGGGGCTCGACCCGCTACCCATCTGCCACGGCCTCACGGTGGGTGAGCTGGCGCGCATGCTGAACGGCGAAAAATGGCTGGCTGGCGGCCGGCAGTGCCGCCTGCAGGTGGTGCCCGTGGCGGGCGGCTATACCCACGCCACGCCCTACGCGCTGCCCGTGCCCCCCTCTCCCAACCTACCCACTGCGCGGGCGGTGGCCCTGTACCCCAGCGTGTGCCTGCTGGAAGGCACCAACGTGAGCGTAGGGCGGGGCACCGACCGGCCTTTCGAGGTTATGGGGGCGCCTACGCAGCCGGCTACGCGCCCGTATCAGTTTACGCCCCGCCCCAATGCGGGCTCGCCCACCCCGCCGCTCAATGGCCAGCTTTGCTACGGCCTCGACCTGCACCAGCCGGCCGCGCACGAGCCGGCCCAGTTTTTTACGGTGCGCTACCTGCTCGACTTCTACCGGCAGAGCACCGATAAGGCGCATTTTTTTACCAAATACTTTGAGCAGCTGGCCGGCACCGACTCGTTGCGGGCGCAGGTGATAGCCGGGCGCCCGGAGGCCAGCATCCGGGCCAGCTGGGAGCCGCAGCTGGGGCAGTTTAAGCAGCTGCGCAGCAAGTACCTGCTTTACCCCGATAAATAA